Proteins from one Listeria weihenstephanensis genomic window:
- a CDS encoding ROK family protein produces MVSHMLEAFRTSQSSKIKKLKILYNLIRKHESITVEELLLQSGMKPATCARLLEELSKDNLINSNELGESTGGRKPILYRINPEQAYLIGIEVTNLYSTIVLSDLNLKEISHKKIQMGPQTAIFDILDMFTEQLLELLNEEGKEISDILGIGISVDDLLDQVSQNEEITASDIENYLTAKIPTYVMVGSGVNFAALAEYRLHYWQTSERFLLTTGDIEIRSAEIVDGMMASGYSGMTNAFGHTIIDTNGSRCYCGSYGCLHTYSSLPTIKAKIMQELKQGKPSVLHELTSDPENIDYFTIFQALEQDDPVCHDILKNAAYYYGIALSNLILTTQPDTVVCGGTLVPKGTFFEDVKKTVEERLRAFPKIKTTIHPAKESYEIVAQGAGGMVLERFLTRAGPGTYPR; encoded by the coding sequence GTGGTTAGTCATATGTTAGAAGCATTCCGGACGTCGCAAAGTTCTAAAATAAAAAAATTGAAGATCCTATACAATCTGATACGCAAACACGAATCGATAACCGTCGAGGAATTGCTGTTACAAAGCGGTATGAAGCCCGCCACATGCGCTAGGTTGTTGGAGGAGTTAAGCAAGGATAACCTGATAAATAGCAATGAATTAGGCGAATCAACAGGTGGACGCAAGCCAATTTTGTATCGTATTAATCCTGAGCAAGCCTATCTAATCGGCATCGAAGTGACCAACCTTTACTCAACGATCGTCCTGTCCGATTTGAATTTAAAAGAAATCAGCCATAAAAAAATCCAAATGGGGCCACAAACGGCGATTTTCGATATTCTTGACATGTTTACCGAGCAATTACTCGAGCTCTTGAACGAAGAAGGAAAAGAAATCAGTGACATTTTAGGCATTGGTATTTCTGTTGACGATTTGCTGGATCAAGTTAGCCAAAATGAAGAGATAACGGCGAGCGATATTGAGAACTATTTGACCGCGAAAATCCCAACGTATGTCATGGTTGGTAGCGGCGTTAATTTTGCAGCATTGGCGGAGTATCGTTTACATTATTGGCAGACAAGTGAGCGTTTTTTGTTAACGACGGGAGATATTGAAATTCGTAGCGCGGAAATTGTGGATGGCATGATGGCATCGGGATATAGTGGTATGACCAACGCGTTTGGCCACACGATTATTGATACTAATGGCTCACGGTGTTATTGCGGTTCTTATGGTTGCTTGCACACATATAGCTCGCTACCGACGATTAAAGCGAAGATCATGCAGGAGTTAAAACAAGGAAAACCGTCCGTTTTACACGAACTTACGAGCGATCCAGAAAACATCGACTACTTCACGATTTTCCAAGCGCTAGAACAGGATGATCCCGTGTGTCATGATATTCTAAAAAACGCAGCGTACTACTACGGCATTGCGCTATCCAATTTGATTCTTACAACCCAGCCAGATACGGTAGTTTGTGGCGGTACACTCGTTCCAAAAGGTACATTTTTTGAAGACGTGAAAAAAACCGTAGAAGAACGATTGCGAGCTTTCCCAAAAATAAAAACAACGATTCATCCTGCAAAAGAGTCTTACGAGATTGTTGCGCAAGGAGCAGGAGGCATGGTTTTAGAGCGATTTTTAACGCGGGCGGGGCCTGGGACATACCCCAGATAA
- a CDS encoding purine-nucleoside phosphorylase codes for MHKTEQINEALSYIKQLTAVEPTVGIILGSGLGPFADTIEDAIHIPYNDIPHFAKSAAVGHANELVIGTIGGKKIVAMKGRFHYYEGFPLDEVTFPVRVMKALGVEKLIITNACGAVNTDFNPGDLMLITDHINLTANNPLMGPNNPELGVRFLDVSEVYSKALRGIVKDVAADQSVTIQEGVYAWWTGPTYETPAEIRMIRGFGADAVGMSTVPEALIARHAGIETVGISCLTNMACGILDQPLSHDEVIETAERVKATFLKLVTETISRF; via the coding sequence ATGCATAAAACAGAACAAATTAACGAGGCCCTTAGCTATATAAAACAATTAACAGCCGTGGAACCAACAGTTGGTATTATCTTAGGATCGGGACTTGGCCCTTTTGCTGATACGATCGAGGATGCGATTCATATTCCATACAATGATATTCCTCATTTTGCAAAATCGGCTGCAGTTGGTCATGCGAATGAACTTGTTATTGGAACGATCGGTGGTAAGAAAATCGTTGCTATGAAAGGACGCTTCCACTATTATGAGGGATTCCCGCTTGATGAAGTTACTTTCCCAGTGCGTGTAATGAAAGCGCTTGGCGTAGAGAAATTAATTATTACAAACGCTTGTGGTGCGGTCAATACGGACTTTAATCCTGGTGATTTAATGTTGATTACGGATCATATTAATTTGACGGCAAATAATCCATTGATGGGACCTAATAATCCGGAGCTTGGTGTTCGTTTCTTGGACGTTTCGGAAGTGTATAGCAAAGCATTACGTGGTATTGTGAAAGATGTTGCGGCCGATCAAAGCGTGACGATTCAAGAAGGTGTTTATGCTTGGTGGACTGGCCCAACATACGAAACGCCTGCTGAAATTCGGATGATTCGCGGTTTTGGAGCAGATGCAGTTGGTATGTCAACGGTCCCTGAGGCTTTGATTGCTCGTCATGCGGGAATTGAAACGGTTGGAATTTCTTGTTTAACGAACATGGCTTGTGGTATTTTGGATCAACCGCTTAGTCACGATGAGGTTATTGAAACGGCTGAACGTGTGAAAGCAACCTTCCTAAAATTGGTGACGGAAACGATTTCGCGCTTCTAA
- a CDS encoding nucleoside permease, which yields MGIKTRLRFMSFLQYFIWGSWLITLGSYMINTLGFTGVEVGIVYSSKGIAAVIMPTLMGIVADKWIKANYLYTACHFICAGSLFYAATVSDPTVMFWVMLVNAMFFMPTLALSNTVSYYCLEKANLDTVTNFPPIRVFGTVGFIIAMWTISIFQFELSNVQLYIAAGASLALALYSLTMPSIPTTNKKKNQGWVSMLGLNAFVLFKKPKMAVFFLFAMLLGAVLQITNTFGNPFLHDFGLNPAYADSLVVKYPSILLSVSQMAEVAFILAIPFFLKRYGIKTVMLVSMIAWTLRFGLFAFGDPSPFGTVLLLLSMIVYGCAFDFFNISGAIFVEQEVSKDIRASAQGLFMTMVNGVGAYVGAILSGMTVDYFTVDGVKDWPTIWLIFAAYTLILAVIFQFTFHYKHQPEKMKDIEITH from the coding sequence ATGGGGATTAAAACACGTCTGAGATTTATGTCATTTTTGCAGTATTTTATTTGGGGAAGCTGGTTGATTACACTCGGTTCTTATATGATTAACACGCTTGGATTTACGGGTGTCGAGGTCGGGATCGTTTACAGTTCGAAAGGTATTGCCGCCGTTATTATGCCTACTTTAATGGGGATTGTTGCGGATAAATGGATTAAAGCAAACTACTTATATACGGCCTGTCATTTCATTTGTGCGGGTTCACTATTTTATGCAGCGACGGTCTCGGATCCTACCGTGATGTTCTGGGTTATGCTCGTCAATGCGATGTTCTTCATGCCAACATTGGCGCTTTCTAACACGGTTTCTTACTATTGCTTGGAAAAAGCGAATCTTGATACCGTAACAAATTTCCCGCCAATCCGTGTTTTTGGAACGGTCGGTTTCATTATCGCAATGTGGACGATTAGTATTTTCCAATTCGAACTTAGCAATGTCCAACTTTATATTGCGGCTGGCGCATCTCTCGCGCTTGCACTTTATTCACTAACAATGCCCTCTATTCCAACGACGAACAAAAAGAAAAATCAAGGTTGGGTCAGTATGCTTGGCCTAAACGCCTTTGTCCTTTTCAAAAAACCGAAAATGGCTGTGTTCTTCCTTTTCGCAATGTTACTTGGAGCGGTTCTGCAGATTACGAATACGTTTGGTAATCCGTTCTTGCATGATTTCGGGCTTAATCCGGCGTATGCTGACAGCCTCGTGGTGAAATATCCTTCGATTTTATTATCGGTGTCTCAGATGGCTGAGGTCGCATTTATCCTTGCAATTCCGTTCTTCTTGAAACGCTACGGGATTAAAACGGTGATGTTGGTAAGTATGATCGCGTGGACGTTACGCTTTGGTTTGTTCGCGTTCGGTGATCCTTCGCCATTCGGCACGGTATTGCTATTACTTTCCATGATTGTTTACGGTTGTGCCTTTGATTTCTTCAATATTTCCGGCGCGATTTTCGTTGAGCAGGAAGTAAGTAAAGATATTCGAGCAAGTGCGCAAGGCTTATTTATGACAATGGTAAATGGTGTTGGTGCTTATGTTGGTGCGATTTTGAGTGGTATGACGGTCGATTATTTTACGGTCGACGGTGTCAAAGATTGGCCTACGATTTGGCTGATTTTCGCAGCTTACACACTGATACTCGCAGTTATTTTCCAGTTCACGTTCCATTATAAACATCAACCTGAGAAAATGAAGGATATCGAAATTACGCATTAA
- a CDS encoding universal stress protein → MGNKYQRILVALDGSKQAEIAFLKAVELSKATGSELGIASIVDIRSFSPNISYDGALELAAREEATARLESYQELAEKADITKVRVFLEAGNPKTLLAHDIPKKFDADVLICGATGLNRIEKIVLGSVSAYVLQHAICDVLVVREK, encoded by the coding sequence ATGGGAAATAAATATCAACGCATTTTAGTCGCATTAGATGGCTCTAAACAAGCTGAAATAGCCTTTTTAAAAGCTGTAGAACTTTCCAAAGCAACAGGATCGGAGCTGGGAATTGCGAGCATTGTCGACATCAGGTCGTTCTCGCCGAATATATCCTACGACGGGGCACTAGAACTAGCCGCGCGCGAAGAAGCAACAGCGAGGCTTGAGTCGTACCAAGAGCTTGCCGAAAAAGCAGATATCACAAAAGTTCGCGTATTTCTAGAAGCTGGAAATCCTAAAACATTACTCGCACATGACATCCCGAAAAAATTTGACGCAGACGTTCTCATTTGTGGCGCCACAGGCTTAAACAGGATCGAAAAAATTGTCCTTGGAAGCGTCTCCGCCTATGTTTTACAACACGCAATTTGTGACGTACTAGTCGTCAGGGAGAAATAA
- a CDS encoding MarR family winged helix-turn-helix transcriptional regulator has product MDKDDRLNQQIALFYFAYKTFVETADRLIGKYDITRTHHRILFFVAHSPGIKMNELLTLLEVTKQALHQPLLELKEKGYISLEPSALDKRVRCVFLTETGTAIESELGEAQRRHMAAALADSGDPDGKVWTHVLEQYARERPGFALFK; this is encoded by the coding sequence ATGGACAAAGATGATCGATTAAATCAGCAGATCGCTCTGTTTTATTTTGCTTATAAAACATTTGTGGAAACGGCTGATAGACTCATCGGCAAGTATGATATCACGCGGACGCATCATCGAATTTTATTTTTCGTGGCGCATTCACCTGGTATTAAAATGAATGAGTTGTTGACTTTGCTCGAGGTTACAAAGCAAGCGCTTCACCAACCGTTGTTAGAATTAAAAGAAAAGGGATACATCTCTTTGGAACCTTCTGCTCTAGATAAACGCGTTCGTTGCGTGTTTTTGACGGAGACAGGAACAGCGATCGAATCTGAGCTTGGGGAGGCACAGCGACGTCACATGGCGGCAGCACTAGCAGATAGTGGTGATCCTGATGGAAAGGTTTGGACGCATGTTTTAGAACAGTACGCGAGGGAACGACCTGGTTTTGCACTATTTAAATAG
- a CDS encoding Lin0512 family protein, translating into MEKLLFIQTGFGVDVHGQNVTKAAVRAVRNAIFTNSMPGIEDLLPEKNLNNMIVNVKLALPVDAALLDHDAIKEIIPYGTVTIETMSGGMMTTSGIFLADKEDKNDLMYMVNASVETGY; encoded by the coding sequence ATGGAAAAATTATTGTTCATTCAAACTGGCTTTGGTGTCGATGTCCATGGCCAAAACGTTACGAAAGCCGCTGTACGTGCTGTGCGAAATGCGATTTTTACAAACTCCATGCCGGGCATCGAAGATCTACTTCCTGAGAAAAATCTAAATAATATGATCGTGAACGTGAAATTGGCCTTACCCGTTGATGCTGCTTTACTCGATCATGACGCGATTAAGGAGATTATTCCTTATGGTACGGTTACGATTGAGACGATGTCAGGTGGCATGATGACGACAAGCGGGATTTTCTTGGCAGACAAAGAAGATAAAAATGATTTGATGTATATGGTGAATGCTTCTGTGGAAACAGGATATTAA
- a CDS encoding ABC transporter permease/substrate-binding protein, whose product MSKLIDTFQIRQDALWAALVQHIELSFVSLFIAVFIAVPLGIYLTNHKRAAEPIIQVTAILQTIPSLALLGLLIPLVGIGTVPAIIALVTYALLPILRNTYTGIKEIDPVLMEAAQAMGMNKWKQLYKVQLPLAMPVIMAGIRTAMVLIIGTATLAALIGAGGLGDLILLGIDRNDNSLILLGAIPAALLAILFDVILRYMEKATFKRTLITITGALVVTASIIIVPYFTQPQKEIVIAGKLGSEPEILINMYKQLIEKDTDLSVTVKPNLGKTSFVYNALKSGDVDIYPEFTGTVLETFLKEPAKSHDPEQVYEQARDGLAKTEKMAYLKPMEYNNTYAVAVSPEFAKAYNIKTISDLKAVQDSVKAGFTLEFSDRDDGYKGLQKQYGLKFDALKTMEPKLRYSALKAGDINTLDAYSTDSEIAQYKLKVLKDDKQLFPPYQGAPLMLESTLKEYPELKAPLEKLAGKITDKQMSEMNYEVNVKGKSAEEVAKNFLQKAGMLN is encoded by the coding sequence ATGAGTAAATTAATCGACACGTTCCAGATCAGACAGGACGCGCTTTGGGCAGCCTTAGTTCAGCATATCGAATTGTCTTTTGTTTCCTTATTCATCGCTGTATTTATCGCCGTACCACTAGGTATTTATTTAACGAACCATAAACGCGCGGCAGAACCAATCATTCAAGTCACCGCGATTTTACAAACGATACCGTCACTTGCCTTGCTTGGCTTACTGATCCCACTCGTTGGAATCGGTACTGTACCAGCGATTATCGCCCTTGTAACCTACGCATTATTGCCAATTTTGCGCAATACATATACAGGTATCAAAGAAATCGATCCTGTGTTAATGGAAGCAGCGCAAGCGATGGGAATGAACAAATGGAAACAGCTCTATAAAGTGCAACTCCCACTCGCGATGCCCGTTATTATGGCCGGAATTCGGACTGCTATGGTACTAATCATCGGAACCGCAACACTTGCAGCACTTATCGGAGCTGGCGGACTTGGGGACCTAATCTTACTTGGAATCGACCGCAACGATAACAGTTTAATCTTGCTCGGCGCCATTCCAGCAGCCTTGCTCGCGATTCTATTCGACGTTATTTTGCGCTACATGGAAAAAGCAACTTTCAAAAGAACGCTCATCACGATCACCGGCGCACTCGTTGTCACAGCAAGCATCATCATCGTGCCGTACTTCACCCAACCGCAAAAAGAGATTGTCATCGCTGGGAAATTGGGATCAGAGCCAGAAATATTAATCAATATGTATAAACAACTCATCGAAAAAGACACTGATTTAAGCGTCACTGTCAAACCGAATCTCGGAAAAACAAGTTTTGTTTATAACGCCTTGAAATCAGGAGACGTCGACATTTACCCAGAGTTCACCGGAACCGTACTCGAAACGTTCCTAAAAGAACCCGCTAAAAGTCACGATCCAGAGCAAGTTTACGAACAAGCGCGCGACGGTCTCGCCAAAACAGAAAAAATGGCCTACTTGAAGCCGATGGAATACAATAACACGTATGCCGTCGCCGTTTCACCAGAGTTTGCAAAAGCCTACAATATTAAAACGATTTCGGATCTGAAAGCCGTACAAGATTCCGTTAAAGCAGGATTCACACTCGAATTTTCCGATCGTGATGACGGTTATAAAGGGTTACAAAAACAATACGGATTGAAATTCGATGCGCTAAAAACAATGGAACCAAAATTGCGTTATTCAGCTCTAAAAGCAGGCGATATCAACACGCTCGATGCCTACTCTACGGATAGCGAAATCGCGCAATATAAACTCAAAGTTCTGAAGGACGACAAGCAATTATTCCCGCCATATCAAGGCGCACCGCTAATGCTTGAATCGACACTGAAAGAATACCCAGAATTAAAAGCGCCACTCGAAAAACTCGCAGGAAAAATTACCGATAAACAAATGAGCGAGATGAATTATGAGGTGAACGTGAAAGGGAAGTCCGCTGAAGAAGTTGCGAAAAATTTCTTACAGAAGGCAGGAATGCTAAATTAA
- a CDS encoding ABC transporter ATP-binding protein, with protein MIRFENVTKKYPNGENAVKNIDLNIKDGEFFVFIGPSGCGKTTTLKMINRLIPLTTGTIYIDEKRISDYNIHELRWNIGYVLQQIALFPHMTIEENIAIVPELIKWDKDKIHDRITELLNSVGLDAESYRNRKPSELSGGEQQRVGVVRALAADPEIILMDEPFSALDPISRQKLQQDMIVLQRRIKKTIVFVTHDMQEALMLGDRICIMKDGEVVQCDTPNEILQNPANEFVQNFLESGNVNKHVLSSKFTVHDMVEQGYFEAGQVDGDADFADRIAVEIVLQQLANQHAVSIESDGKAVGTITQQHVIQFLAKQLERDGERV; from the coding sequence ATGATTCGCTTCGAAAATGTAACTAAGAAATATCCAAATGGAGAAAATGCAGTTAAAAATATCGATCTTAATATTAAGGATGGCGAATTTTTTGTATTTATCGGTCCTAGTGGTTGTGGTAAAACAACGACGCTGAAAATGATTAATCGCCTGATTCCACTCACAACGGGGACTATTTATATTGATGAAAAGCGAATTAGTGACTATAATATTCATGAATTGCGCTGGAATATCGGTTATGTACTGCAACAAATTGCGCTTTTTCCACATATGACGATTGAAGAAAATATTGCGATTGTGCCTGAACTCATCAAATGGGATAAGGACAAGATTCATGATCGTATTACAGAACTCCTGAATAGCGTTGGTTTAGACGCGGAAAGTTACAGGAATCGGAAGCCATCAGAGCTTTCTGGTGGAGAGCAGCAACGTGTGGGCGTCGTTCGTGCTTTAGCTGCTGACCCCGAAATTATCCTGATGGACGAGCCGTTTAGTGCGCTTGACCCCATTAGCCGCCAAAAACTACAACAAGACATGATCGTGTTACAGCGCCGTATCAAAAAGACGATTGTTTTTGTCACGCATGATATGCAGGAAGCGCTGATGCTAGGCGATCGGATTTGTATTATGAAAGACGGTGAAGTTGTTCAGTGCGACACGCCAAATGAAATTTTACAAAATCCAGCGAATGAATTCGTGCAAAATTTCCTAGAGTCAGGCAATGTAAATAAACACGTGCTTTCCTCGAAATTTACCGTGCATGATATGGTGGAACAAGGCTATTTTGAAGCTGGACAAGTAGACGGTGACGCAGATTTTGCGGATCGAATTGCAGTTGAAATCGTCTTGCAACAATTAGCGAATCAGCATGCGGTATCCATTGAAAGTGATGGTAAAGCTGTCGGAACGATTACGCAACAACACGTTATCCAGTTCCTTGCCAAACAGCTTGAAAGGGACGGTGAGCGTGTATGA
- a CDS encoding DUF1877 family protein: MGLSGYYYYVDEAGFRQIKDGYEPVFTRPILLSLDEYWEVLHYIFCGTTKNGAAPWGFVVPLRVENHIRDILATAHFLYPEQIQMARDALFSITEEDFIAMYDFKKLKKSGLYGITWRTKKEKFDEELLKSFHGLRTFFNQVAKGYDYIIFYVV, encoded by the coding sequence ATGGGATTATCTGGATATTATTATTATGTAGACGAGGCTGGATTCCGGCAAATAAAAGATGGTTATGAGCCGGTGTTCACCAGACCGATACTATTGTCCTTAGACGAATATTGGGAAGTACTTCATTATATATTTTGCGGCACGACAAAAAACGGTGCAGCGCCTTGGGGATTCGTGGTTCCACTTCGCGTTGAAAATCACATTCGCGACATCCTAGCAACGGCACATTTCCTCTACCCTGAGCAGATACAAATGGCTCGCGACGCGCTGTTTAGCATTACCGAAGAAGACTTCATCGCGATGTACGATTTTAAAAAGCTGAAAAAAAGCGGATTATACGGAATCACCTGGCGAACAAAGAAAGAGAAATTTGACGAAGAATTACTAAAAAGCTTCCACGGCCTACGAACCTTCTTCAATCAGGTAGCTAAGGGGTATGATTATATTATATTTTATGTTGTATGA
- a CDS encoding pyrimidine-nucleoside phosphorylase has product MRMVDVISKKRDGKELTTEEIQFVVDGYTAGDIPDYQVSALAMAIFFQDMTDRERADLTMAMVNSGETIDLSAIEGIKVDKHSTGGVGDTTTLVLAPLVAALDVPVAKMSGRGLGHTGGTIDKLEAIEGFHVEITKEQFIDLVNRDKVAVIGQSGNLTPADKKLYALRDVTGTVNSIPLIASSIMSKKIAAGADAIVLDVKTGAGAFMKTDKDAENLAHAMVRIGNNVGRQTMAVISDMSQPLGFAIGNALEVQEAIDTLKGEGPEDLTELVLILGSQMVVLAKKAKDLDEAREMLKEVMANGKALAKFKDFLNNQGGDGSIVDDPSKLPQAKFKIDVPAKEAGVVSEIVADEIGIAAMLLGAGRATKEDEIDLAVGIMLRKKVGDKVAVGEPLVTIYANKEDVKAVEQKIYENIRVSDHANAPKLIHTIITE; this is encoded by the coding sequence ATGAGAATGGTAGACGTAATTTCGAAAAAGCGTGATGGCAAAGAATTAACGACGGAAGAAATCCAATTTGTAGTCGATGGTTATACGGCGGGCGATATTCCTGATTATCAAGTCAGCGCATTGGCAATGGCGATCTTCTTTCAAGATATGACGGATCGTGAGCGCGCAGATTTAACGATGGCGATGGTCAATTCCGGTGAAACGATTGATTTGTCCGCGATTGAAGGCATCAAGGTAGATAAACACTCGACGGGAGGCGTTGGCGATACAACAACACTTGTCTTGGCACCACTTGTTGCAGCGCTCGACGTACCTGTTGCGAAGATGTCAGGACGCGGTTTAGGCCACACAGGAGGCACGATTGATAAGTTAGAAGCGATTGAGGGATTCCATGTGGAAATCACGAAAGAGCAGTTTATCGACCTTGTGAATCGCGATAAGGTAGCGGTTATTGGACAATCTGGAAACTTAACTCCCGCAGATAAAAAATTATACGCTTTGCGCGACGTTACAGGCACAGTAAACTCGATTCCGCTTATCGCAAGCTCGATTATGAGTAAGAAGATTGCAGCGGGCGCAGACGCGATCGTGTTGGACGTTAAAACGGGTGCCGGTGCATTCATGAAAACGGACAAAGATGCTGAAAACTTAGCGCATGCCATGGTTCGGATTGGGAATAATGTTGGTCGCCAAACGATGGCTGTTATTTCTGATATGTCTCAACCACTTGGCTTTGCGATTGGAAATGCTTTGGAAGTACAAGAAGCGATCGATACGCTAAAAGGCGAAGGTCCAGAAGATTTGACGGAATTAGTTTTAATTTTAGGAAGTCAAATGGTTGTGCTTGCGAAAAAAGCGAAGGACTTGGATGAAGCGCGCGAAATGTTGAAAGAAGTGATGGCAAATGGCAAGGCTTTAGCGAAGTTTAAGGATTTCTTGAATAACCAAGGTGGAGACGGTTCGATTGTTGATGATCCGAGTAAATTACCACAAGCGAAATTCAAGATCGATGTTCCTGCGAAAGAAGCGGGTGTCGTATCTGAGATTGTGGCAGATGAGATCGGGATTGCGGCAATGCTTTTAGGAGCTGGACGCGCGACGAAAGAGGACGAAATCGACTTGGCTGTTGGAATTATGTTGCGTAAGAAAGTCGGCGATAAAGTGGCGGTTGGTGAGCCATTAGTGACGATTTACGCGAATAAGGAAGATGTGAAGGCGGTCGAGCAGAAAATTTATGAGAATATTCGAGTGAGTGATCATGCGAATGCTCCGAAATTGATTCATACGATTATTACGGAATAG
- the deoB gene encoding phosphopentomutase — protein sequence MVFKRIHVVVMDSVGIGEAPDAAQFDDFDVDTLGHIAREKGGLKLPNMSVLGLSNIREIEGVPVAEKPQAYFTKMQETSAGKDTMTGHWEIMGLFIDTPFRVFPDGFPDELIKKIEDFSGRKVIGNKPASGTEIMEELGEEQLATGALIVYTSADSVLQIAANEELIPLEELYRICEYCREITRDEPYMLGRIIARPFVGKTAKTFERTSNRHDYALKPFDKTVMDHLKDGGLDSIALGKISDIFDDEGVTRSIRTKSNMDGMDKFIDLLTEDFHGMSFLNLVDFDALYGHRRDPIGYGDALEAFDARLPEVFENMKEDDLLLITADHGNDPTYRGTDHTREYVPLLAYSKQFKEGGKEIDLRKTFSDLGATVADNFRVKMPEYGTSFLNDLK from the coding sequence ATGGTATTTAAAAGAATTCACGTTGTAGTTATGGACTCGGTAGGTATTGGAGAAGCGCCAGACGCGGCGCAATTTGACGATTTTGACGTTGACACATTAGGGCACATCGCTCGCGAAAAAGGAGGGCTAAAACTGCCAAATATGTCCGTACTTGGCCTTTCTAACATCCGTGAAATCGAAGGTGTACCAGTTGCAGAGAAACCACAAGCTTACTTCACAAAAATGCAGGAAACGTCCGCTGGTAAAGACACGATGACAGGACATTGGGAGATCATGGGGCTTTTCATCGATACGCCATTCCGCGTTTTCCCAGACGGTTTTCCAGATGAACTAATCAAAAAAATTGAGGACTTCTCTGGTCGCAAAGTTATCGGAAATAAACCAGCAAGCGGTACGGAAATCATGGAAGAGCTTGGCGAAGAACAACTTGCCACTGGCGCTTTGATTGTCTATACATCGGCTGATTCCGTGCTACAAATCGCGGCGAACGAAGAACTTATTCCACTTGAAGAATTGTATCGTATTTGCGAATATTGCCGCGAAATTACGCGCGATGAGCCTTATATGCTAGGCCGTATTATCGCCCGTCCTTTTGTTGGTAAAACTGCGAAAACATTTGAACGTACTTCTAACCGTCACGATTACGCGCTAAAACCATTTGATAAAACGGTGATGGATCACTTGAAAGATGGCGGTTTAGACTCGATCGCACTCGGAAAAATTTCAGATATTTTTGATGATGAAGGCGTAACAAGATCGATTCGCACGAAATCAAATATGGATGGCATGGATAAATTTATCGACCTGTTGACTGAAGATTTCCACGGCATGAGTTTCTTGAACCTTGTTGATTTTGATGCATTATACGGCCACCGTCGCGATCCAATCGGTTATGGCGATGCGTTAGAAGCATTCGATGCGAGACTTCCAGAAGTATTCGAAAATATGAAAGAAGACGATTTGCTTCTTATTACAGCCGATCACGGAAACGACCCAACATACCGCGGCACCGACCACACGCGTGAATACGTGCCACTTTTAGCTTATTCGAAACAATTCAAAGAGGGCGGCAAAGAGATAGACCTACGCAAAACTTTCTCTGATTTAGGCGCGACTGTCGCAGATAATTTTAGAGTGAAAATGCCTGAATACGGCACAAGTTTCTTAAACGACTTAAAATAA